In Horticoccus luteus, the following proteins share a genomic window:
- a CDS encoding DoxX family protein, translated as MRQPNVFRTCGEWLQSPLLLALRLYWGIGFVFTGWGKLHHLDRTAAYFGSLGVPWPMLNAAAAGATELLCGALLALGLFARPAALPLIGVMSVAYATAERASVTRLWNDPDACTSATPFLFLLTALIVLAFGPGFFSLDTWFARPSASTAAKSS; from the coding sequence ATGCGTCAACCGAACGTGTTCCGCACATGCGGGGAGTGGCTCCAGTCGCCGCTACTTCTCGCGCTCCGCCTTTACTGGGGCATCGGCTTCGTCTTCACCGGATGGGGCAAACTACACCATCTCGACCGCACCGCCGCGTATTTCGGCAGCCTGGGTGTGCCGTGGCCCATGCTGAATGCCGCGGCGGCCGGCGCCACGGAGTTGCTGTGCGGCGCCCTGCTCGCTCTGGGCCTTTTCGCGCGCCCCGCCGCCCTGCCGCTGATTGGCGTCATGAGTGTGGCCTATGCCACTGCCGAACGCGCCTCTGTCACCCGCCTATGGAACGACCCTGACGCCTGTACCTCAGCGACGCCCTTTCTCTTTCTGCTCACGGCCTTGATCGTTCTCGCATTTGGCCCGGGCTTCTTCTCCCTCGACACGTGGTTCGCGCGCCCTTCCGCCTCCACCGCCGCTAAATCCTCCTGA